The proteins below are encoded in one region of Parvicella tangerina:
- a CDS encoding phosphoribosyltransferase family protein has protein sequence MAEKTLIIGNEKVHQKIERIAYEIVEHNFDEKELVLVGIAKRGYLFAELVFNEVKKIGKQDVSLESIALDKDNVFDANGINYSGELNALNGKTVIVIDDVLNSGVTLMYAVRHLLGAQIKKMNTAVLVDRRHRNFPIRADFAGLTLSTTLQEHIAVEFTNEEVNVYLV, from the coding sequence ATGGCAGAAAAAACTCTCATTATTGGAAACGAAAAAGTTCATCAGAAAATTGAGCGAATTGCGTATGAAATCGTAGAGCATAATTTCGATGAAAAAGAATTAGTTTTAGTTGGTATTGCTAAAAGAGGTTATTTGTTTGCTGAGTTAGTGTTTAATGAGGTCAAAAAAATAGGTAAACAGGACGTTTCTCTAGAATCCATTGCTTTAGATAAAGATAATGTCTTCGATGCAAACGGAATAAATTACTCTGGAGAACTGAATGCTCTCAACGGCAAAACAGTAATCGTAATTGATGATGTGCTGAACTCAGGTGTCACGCTAATGTATGCCGTTCGACATCTACTGGGCGCACAAATCAAAAAAATGAACACGGCTGTTTTGGTTGACAGAAGACACAGAAACTTCCCTATTCGTGCAGATTTTGCAGGACTGACTCTCAGCACGACTTTACAAGAACATATTGCTGTTGAGTTCACTAATGAAGAAGTAAACGTATATTTGGTTTAA
- a CDS encoding glycosyltransferase family 4 protein: MKILHLSSEKTWRGGEQQIAYLIQEQMLAGESVMVACKRDSVFEKYCMDNRIPYQALSFSNSFDMATATGIKKLHKAHHFDIIHLHSSRSHSLAILATKFGLKANLILSRRVDFPSSGNALSNYKYNHPQIKKIICVSEKVKEIIGQTIRDKNKLCVVYDGIDLKRFEGSEKRNILHEEFGLSPETKIVANISALAGHKDYITFVNTVAAFKKKHDLPVKFFIIGEGDQRTSIEEHINATKTSGVIIMTGFRDDVPDIFPEIDVFLMTSKEEGLGSTNLDAFANRIPVVATAGGGIPEVVKHEKTGLLAPVQASEILAEHLFRMLTDNELQTKVTQNAYKVLNESFTKEVMAKKTMEWYKSVISET, translated from the coding sequence ATGAAGATCTTACACCTCAGTTCAGAAAAAACCTGGAGAGGAGGCGAACAACAAATTGCATACCTAATTCAGGAGCAAATGTTGGCCGGTGAGTCCGTAATGGTTGCCTGTAAAAGAGATTCTGTATTCGAAAAGTACTGCATGGATAATCGCATTCCCTATCAAGCTTTAAGTTTTTCAAACAGTTTTGATATGGCCACGGCTACGGGCATCAAAAAGTTACACAAAGCGCACCACTTTGACATTATTCACCTTCATAGCAGTCGCAGTCATTCCCTAGCTATTTTGGCTACGAAGTTCGGTCTCAAGGCTAACCTCATATTAAGTAGAAGAGTTGATTTTCCAAGTAGTGGGAATGCATTAAGTAATTACAAGTATAATCATCCGCAGATCAAGAAAATCATCTGCGTTTCTGAAAAAGTTAAAGAGATTATTGGTCAAACGATTAGGGACAAAAACAAATTATGTGTTGTTTATGATGGTATCGATTTGAAACGATTTGAGGGTAGTGAAAAGAGAAATATTTTACACGAAGAATTTGGACTCTCTCCTGAGACAAAAATCGTGGCAAATATCTCAGCGTTAGCGGGCCACAAAGACTATATCACCTTTGTCAATACTGTTGCTGCTTTCAAGAAAAAACACGATTTACCCGTGAAGTTTTTCATTATTGGAGAAGGTGACCAAAGAACATCAATTGAGGAGCATATTAACGCCACAAAAACCTCAGGTGTAATTATCATGACTGGATTTAGAGATGACGTGCCTGACATTTTTCCAGAGATAGACGTATTTCTGATGACTTCTAAAGAAGAAGGACTAGGGTCTACTAATTTAGATGCATTTGCAAATCGAATACCCGTTGTGGCCACAGCTGGAGGTGGAATTCCTGAAGTTGTAAAACATGAAAAAACCGGATTGCTTGCACCAGTTCAAGCTTCAGAGATTCTGGCCGAACACCTGTTTAGAATGTTGACAGATAACGAACTTCAGACCAAAGTTACCCAAAATGCATACAAGGTTTTGAACGAGTCCTTTACGAAAGAGGTGATGGCAAAGAAAACCATGGAATGGTATAAATCTGTTATATCTGAAACCTAA
- a CDS encoding RNA polymerase sigma factor, with translation MKVVGQKYKVYSDEDLMAEVIKGNDRAFSEIYDRYSRAMLNYFYKMLWQDRELAEDFMQELFTKIIHKPNLFNVNRSFKTWIYSIANNMCKNEYRKQEVRKGTSNNLNENISVANDTPAPDKKHDQGVFNDRLKEELNNLSDNHKNTFILRFKHDLSIKEIAEIMETSEGTVKSRIFYTLKKLSENLKEFKPIGASVVLMIITAIKNLF, from the coding sequence ATGAAAGTAGTTGGTCAAAAATATAAGGTTTACTCAGACGAAGATTTAATGGCAGAGGTCATTAAAGGAAATGATCGTGCTTTCTCCGAAATTTACGACCGCTACAGCAGAGCTATGCTCAATTACTTCTATAAAATGCTTTGGCAGGATAGAGAATTGGCTGAAGATTTCATGCAAGAACTCTTCACTAAAATTATTCACAAGCCTAACCTGTTTAACGTTAATCGTTCATTCAAGACCTGGATCTACAGTATTGCCAATAACATGTGTAAGAACGAATATCGCAAGCAGGAGGTCAGAAAAGGGACTTCAAACAATCTAAATGAAAACATTAGTGTAGCTAACGATACTCCCGCTCCGGATAAAAAACATGATCAAGGAGTTTTCAACGATCGACTCAAAGAAGAGCTAAACAATCTTTCTGACAATCATAAAAACACTTTTATTTTACGATTTAAACATGACCTAAGCATCAAAGAGATCGCAGAAATAATGGAGACTTCAGAGGGGACGGTTAAGTCTAGAATTTTCTACACGCTAAAAAAATTGAGTGAAAACTTAAAAGAATTTAAACCAATTGGCGCTTCGGTTGTACTGATGATCATAACCGCCATAAAAAACCTTTTTTAA
- a CDS encoding tetratricopeptide repeat-containing hybrid sensor histidine kinase/response regulator yields MRYRLYIFLILALPYFNGSSQNITKINDLKYKVQIEVNVNKKAEQLLLLSKLYEGYDNEEAMKYALESLTLSKGLHYNKGKISAYYQIGQLEKLSENYNKAINSFELANEISESYGDQKGVAIGTIYIGDVHLSKQDFESARIYYQYALDIGEKVKSLQVQAMANDGFGKISEQQEKLYLAQQYFVLAKEHIQSSSELNTKGMIFSNSGRIEAKLGNTENAIKDYQVALKSFEQVKNKEKQAIVCFELGALYQLTTEKDESIVYYKTGLGLAQETGMEDLIKSGYQTIAETYEKNGQFEEAYEYLKYFSAIKDTKEITELESQLELEMKNNEIELIKKEKALEKELHDEAIKNERFYSTIGLVVLLVIFGLAIFLFISLKQRDKINAKLIKAKDEANQSRQEKEDFFAYTSHEIRTPLNAVVGMAKLLGETDLNESQQKYLKTITGSAQNILFLVNDVLDLTKIEKGGIEFESIKFSLHEIIDQIIQSLSFKKFEKEVDIVANIHPNVPKVIIGDPIRFNQILLNLADNALKFTKQGEVTITLRVTDRYEDKVRLFVSVDDTGIGIQPEKLDSIFNSYQQEHISTTRQYGGTGLGLAISKLLIEKMGGEIKVKSKPGVGTSFYFDLWISTTSEDAENLETNQSTETDKLQNLNVLVVDDNQLNREIFFDLVEDKHNNVLVDLAKHGEEAIEKLKAKDYDLILMDIQMPVMNGYEAAKAIRNHKELDETKRDIPIIAMTAHVLEGVAEKCLAAGMNDSISKPVNLTVLHQKIRTLVKKEGIFGPDKRLVRSGTPSSNEVNGSRINLENLEAITGGKPEKIERYIKIFLKNIPADLDKLKQEFDQEDYENIKKTAHKIKGNLAYMGVTSIQDNILYLEGLDTENINVNEINSNLNMVEKEIVLILEELRTLNANPT; encoded by the coding sequence GTGCGTTACAGATTATACATATTTCTAATTCTGGCTCTACCCTATTTTAATGGATCATCCCAGAACATTACTAAGATCAATGATCTGAAGTACAAAGTTCAAATAGAGGTTAATGTCAATAAAAAAGCAGAGCAGCTGCTATTACTGTCTAAACTTTATGAAGGGTATGACAATGAGGAAGCCATGAAATATGCGCTCGAAAGTTTAACGCTTTCAAAAGGTCTTCATTACAACAAAGGAAAGATAAGTGCTTACTACCAAATTGGTCAATTAGAAAAACTCAGTGAGAACTATAATAAAGCGATAAACAGTTTTGAATTAGCCAATGAGATCAGTGAGTCTTACGGTGATCAAAAAGGAGTTGCCATCGGAACGATATATATCGGAGATGTTCATTTAAGTAAACAAGATTTTGAAAGTGCCAGGATCTATTATCAGTATGCCCTTGACATTGGAGAAAAGGTAAAAAGTCTTCAGGTTCAGGCCATGGCAAATGACGGCTTTGGGAAAATAAGTGAGCAACAAGAGAAGCTATACCTTGCTCAACAGTACTTTGTGTTGGCCAAAGAACATATTCAAAGCTCCAGCGAACTTAACACCAAAGGAATGATCTTTTCCAACTCCGGACGCATTGAAGCAAAGCTTGGTAATACTGAGAATGCAATTAAAGATTATCAGGTGGCCCTAAAGAGCTTTGAGCAGGTCAAAAACAAAGAAAAACAAGCTATTGTATGTTTTGAATTGGGCGCCTTATACCAATTGACTACAGAAAAGGATGAATCAATAGTTTATTATAAGACAGGACTTGGTCTTGCTCAAGAAACGGGCATGGAAGACCTTATCAAATCTGGTTATCAAACCATTGCCGAGACCTATGAGAAGAACGGACAATTTGAAGAAGCTTACGAGTATCTCAAGTATTTTTCTGCAATAAAGGACACTAAGGAAATCACAGAATTAGAGTCTCAATTAGAGCTTGAGATGAAGAATAATGAGATCGAACTTATTAAAAAGGAAAAAGCCCTTGAAAAGGAATTACACGATGAAGCGATCAAGAACGAACGTTTTTATAGTACGATAGGATTAGTAGTTCTTCTTGTCATCTTTGGACTAGCGATTTTCTTGTTTATTTCTTTAAAACAGCGTGATAAGATTAATGCGAAATTGATCAAAGCAAAAGACGAAGCGAATCAATCCAGACAAGAGAAGGAGGATTTCTTTGCCTACACCAGTCATGAGATCAGAACACCACTTAATGCAGTAGTGGGTATGGCAAAGCTTTTAGGAGAAACTGACCTTAACGAATCTCAACAGAAGTATTTAAAAACAATCACGGGAAGTGCTCAGAATATTTTATTTCTAGTTAATGATGTACTTGACCTTACAAAAATCGAAAAAGGAGGTATTGAATTTGAATCCATTAAGTTTTCACTTCATGAAATCATTGATCAGATTATTCAATCGCTCTCATTTAAGAAGTTCGAGAAGGAGGTAGATATTGTTGCCAACATTCACCCAAATGTCCCAAAAGTAATCATTGGCGACCCAATTCGTTTCAATCAAATCTTATTGAACCTGGCAGACAATGCCTTAAAGTTCACAAAACAAGGAGAAGTCACGATAACGCTAAGGGTAACGGATCGATATGAAGATAAAGTACGACTATTTGTTAGTGTTGATGACACGGGGATTGGAATTCAACCAGAAAAACTTGACTCCATTTTTAATTCCTATCAACAAGAGCATATAAGTACCACAAGACAGTACGGTGGAACAGGACTCGGACTGGCCATTTCTAAATTGCTGATCGAAAAAATGGGAGGTGAGATCAAAGTAAAGAGTAAACCCGGAGTTGGAACTAGTTTCTACTTTGACCTATGGATTAGTACTACAAGTGAAGATGCTGAAAACCTAGAAACTAATCAATCCACAGAAACTGATAAACTTCAAAATTTGAATGTTTTAGTGGTAGATGACAACCAACTTAACCGAGAAATCTTTTTTGATCTGGTTGAAGACAAACACAACAATGTGTTGGTAGACCTCGCAAAACACGGTGAAGAAGCTATTGAAAAGCTAAAAGCTAAGGATTATGACCTTATATTAATGGATATTCAGATGCCCGTTATGAATGGCTATGAGGCTGCAAAAGCAATCCGCAATCACAAGGAACTGGATGAGACAAAACGGGACATTCCAATAATAGCAATGACCGCGCACGTTTTGGAGGGAGTTGCAGAAAAATGTCTTGCTGCGGGTATGAATGATTCCATCTCAAAACCTGTCAACTTAACTGTACTCCATCAGAAAATTCGAACACTAGTTAAAAAAGAAGGCATATTTGGTCCAGATAAGCGACTTGTCCGATCTGGTACGCCTTCTTCCAATGAAGTTAATGGTTCCAGAATCAATCTGGAAAACCTCGAGGCAATTACTGGAGGAAAGCCTGAAAAAATTGAACGCTACATTAAAATATTTCTCAAGAATATTCCAGCAGACCTAGATAAGCTAAAGCAAGAGTTTGATCAGGAAGACTATGAAAACATCAAAAAAACAGCTCATAAAATAAAAGGGAACCTCGCTTATATGGGGGTCACCTCAATTCAAGATAATATTCTGTACTTGGAAGGTTTAGACACTGAAAATATCAACGTAAATGAAATTAATTCCAACCTAAACATGGTGGAAAAAGAAATTGTGTTAATTTTGGAAGAGTTACGAACCCTAAATGCAAACCCAACATGA
- a CDS encoding glycosyltransferase family 2 protein, translating into MIKISAAIITYNEEQNIQRCIESLLPVVDEIVVVDSLSEDRTVEIAESLGAKVILQKFLGHIQQKNLAIEQTSHPYVLSLDADEALSETLQQSILQVKENWEGEGYCFNRLTNYCGKWIKTCGWYPDVKLRLFKKGKGEWQGLNPHDEFKLFKSKPQHLKGDLLHYSFYTVEQHLKQIDYFSTIGAKALHEKGAKGSLIKQYLNPVAMFFKSYLLKGGIFDGKYGFLISWYSAGEKYQKYNKLRALNNSKA; encoded by the coding sequence TTGATCAAGATCAGTGCGGCCATAATCACTTACAACGAAGAGCAGAATATCCAAAGATGCATCGAATCGTTGTTACCAGTTGTTGATGAAATCGTTGTTGTGGATTCTTTGTCTGAAGACCGAACAGTGGAGATAGCGGAATCTCTAGGAGCCAAAGTAATACTTCAGAAGTTTCTGGGCCATATTCAACAAAAGAACCTGGCCATTGAGCAAACAAGTCATCCCTATGTGCTTTCACTAGATGCAGATGAGGCTCTATCTGAAACATTACAACAATCCATTCTGCAAGTAAAAGAAAACTGGGAAGGTGAAGGATATTGCTTCAACAGGCTTACCAATTATTGTGGAAAGTGGATCAAAACTTGTGGTTGGTATCCTGACGTAAAACTTCGACTTTTTAAGAAGGGAAAGGGAGAATGGCAGGGGCTTAACCCTCATGATGAATTCAAGCTCTTTAAGTCTAAACCTCAACACCTTAAAGGAGATCTTCTTCACTACTCTTTTTACACGGTGGAACAACATTTAAAGCAAATTGATTACTTCTCAACTATTGGAGCAAAAGCCCTCCACGAAAAAGGGGCAAAAGGAAGTCTAATCAAGCAATACCTCAACCCAGTTGCCATGTTCTTTAAAAGTTATTTGCTTAAAGGAGGTATCTTTGATGGAAAGTACGGATTTTTAATCAGCTGGTATTCAGCTGGAGAGAAATACCAAAAATACAATAAGTTAAGAGCATTGAATAATTCGAAGGCATGA
- a CDS encoding phosphoglycerate kinase, with product MQTISTYDFSNKRALLRVDFNVPLNKETLEVTDRTRIKAAVPTIHKILQAGGSVVLMSHLGRPKDAFDEKLSLKNIVKAVSEELDHEVTFAGDCISEEAFAITASLAPGSVVILDNLRFHAEEKKGDLGFAEKLAKHGDVYVNDAFGTAHRAHASTAVIADFFPNDKMFGLLIEKEIESVDQVLNSGLKPLTAIVGGAKVSSKITIIEQLLNKVDHLIIGGGMAYTFVKAKGGQIGNSLVEDDFIATAQKIYELAEEKGVQLHIPIDTLVADDFNNDANTKTCPIDEIPDGWMGLDIGDQTMQSFVEVVLNSKLILWNGPMGVFEMPTFQKGTVAIAKAVASATSNGAFSLVGGGDSVAAVNQFNLADKVSHVSTGGGAMLEYLEGVDLPGIAAIRK from the coding sequence ATGCAAACCATTTCAACTTACGACTTTTCGAATAAAAGAGCATTGCTTAGAGTGGACTTCAACGTTCCGTTGAACAAAGAAACGCTTGAGGTTACGGATAGAACGAGAATTAAGGCCGCTGTGCCAACGATCCATAAAATTCTTCAGGCAGGGGGAAGTGTGGTGCTAATGTCTCACCTAGGAAGACCGAAAGACGCTTTTGACGAAAAACTATCACTAAAGAATATCGTCAAGGCAGTTTCTGAAGAATTAGATCATGAAGTAACATTTGCAGGTGACTGCATCAGCGAAGAGGCTTTTGCCATTACCGCTAGCCTTGCTCCGGGAAGTGTTGTAATACTGGATAACTTACGCTTTCACGCTGAAGAAAAAAAGGGAGATCTTGGGTTCGCTGAAAAACTCGCTAAACATGGAGACGTTTACGTGAATGATGCCTTCGGTACAGCGCATAGAGCACATGCTTCAACTGCTGTTATTGCCGATTTCTTTCCAAATGATAAAATGTTTGGTCTATTAATTGAAAAAGAGATCGAATCCGTAGATCAAGTGTTGAATAGTGGATTAAAACCCCTAACCGCAATTGTTGGTGGTGCGAAGGTTTCTTCCAAGATCACCATCATAGAACAGCTTTTAAACAAAGTGGACCACCTCATTATTGGTGGAGGAATGGCCTACACATTTGTAAAAGCAAAAGGAGGACAGATAGGTAACTCACTTGTTGAAGATGACTTTATAGCAACAGCTCAAAAAATATATGAATTAGCAGAAGAAAAAGGCGTTCAACTTCATATTCCTATTGACACTTTGGTTGCTGATGACTTTAATAACGATGCGAATACAAAAACATGTCCGATCGATGAGATCCCTGATGGGTGGATGGGACTAGACATTGGTGATCAGACGATGCAATCTTTTGTAGAGGTCGTCCTAAATTCTAAACTAATTTTATGGAATGGCCCCATGGGGGTGTTTGAAATGCCAACATTTCAAAAAGGAACTGTAGCTATAGCAAAAGCAGTTGCTTCTGCTACGTCAAATGGTGCTTTTAGTCTTGTGGGTGGCGGTGATAGCGTTGCAGCTGTTAACCAGTTCAACCTAGCAGACAAAGTAAGTCATGTGAGTACTGGTGGAGGTGCCATGTTAGAGTATTTGGAAGGCGTGGACTTACCAGGAATTGCGGCAATCAGAAAATAA